The region TGGATGCGGTTGGCGGCGAGCGACTCCTTGAGCATCTGGACCACCGGCACGCCGGCGCCCACGCTCGCTTCGAGCCGCAGATCGACGCCCGCCCGGGCGGCCGCGGCGAAGAGCTCCGGGCCGTGCCGCGCAATCAGCTGCTTGTTGGCCGTGACCACGTGCTTGCCGTGCTCGATCGCGTCGAGGAGCAGGGTGCGCGCCGGCTCGAGCCCGCCGATGACCTCGACGACGACGTCGATCGCCGGATCGGCGACGACCGCCGGCCCGTCGTCCGTGAGGACCCCGGGATCGAAGACGAAGCCCCGGGGCCGGTCGGGGCGCGCCACCGCGACGCGCGCGAGCCGCAGCGTCGCCCCGGTCCGGCGCCTGATCTCCGCGCCGTTCGTGCGGAGCAGCCGGACGACCGCGCCGCCCACGGTTCCGCAGCCGAGCAGGCCGACGGCGACCCCCTCCGGGCGGGTCACGGCGCGGCGCCCCCCGTCTGCGCGGGGCCTCGAGGCCGGGCGGCGCCCACGCCCAGCGTCCACAGCCCGCGCCGGAGCGACCGCCGCTCGTCCTCGGTCAGCGGCAACGCCGGCGGGCGGGTCGTCGCGTGGCGGATCAGCCCGGCGATGACCATCGCTTCCTTCACGACCACGAAGGCCGGCGCGTCCACGGCAAAGAGCTGCGGGATCGCGGCGAGCGCCCGCGCGCGCTCGGCGGCGTCGCCGAGGCGCCCGTCCCCGACGCCGCGGTAGATTTCGACCAGCGGATCGGGCGCGAAGTTGGCCGTGCCCGGCACCGCGCCGTCCCCGCCCAGCAGCAGGGTGTTGAGCAGATGGTAGTCCATGCCGCACAGCACGACGAAGTCGGGCCGCGCCGGCCGCACCGCGGCGATGATCTCCTGGATGTGGGCGATGCTGTCGATCGTGTCTTTGATCCCGGCGATGTTGGCGTGGTCCTGGGCCAATTTCAAAACCACCCGCGCGGGGATGCTGCGGCCGGTGAGCGCCGGGAAGTTGTAAATGTACACTGGGAGGCGCGTCCCCACGGCCAGGAGCCGGAAGTGCTCGTGGATCGACCGGTCCGAGGCAATCCAGTAATACGGCAGGACGCAGGCGGCGCCGGCCGCCCCGATCTCCTCCGCGTGCTCGGCGTAGGCGACGGCTTCCTCGGTCCACGGACTCCCGCATCCCACGAGCACCGGGACGCGGCCGCGCGCGGTGCGCACGACGAGCTCGGCGAGCGCGCGCCGCTCCTCGCGCGACAGCGAGGTGAACTCTCCGGTCGTGCCGAGCGCCAGGAGCCCGTGCACGCCGTGCGCGATGAGCCACTCGACGTGCCGGACGTTGGCGTCCTCGTCGATCCGGCCCCGCTCGTCAAAGAGCGTGGGGATCGGGACGACGATCCCCGCGACGCCCTTCCCGGCGGCGCTACCCGGGTCGGCGGCCGGCCGCCGCTGGGCGGCAAGAAACTCGTGCACGAGCGCTTCGGCGTCGCCGGCCCGTTCGTCCGGGACGAGCAGGTCCCCCCAGACGCCGGTCGCCTTTTCCAGGACCTGCCCGTAGCCCGGCACCTGCCTGGAGCGGAGGACGACCGGAATGCCGGCCTGCTCCAATAGACCCTGGAGCATCAGCGCCTCGACCTCATCGCCGGCGGTATGGATGGCCTTCATCGCTCCGCCTCCTGCCTGACCGTGAGCCACAGCCGGTACACTTCGTTGCGTCTGAGGCCCGTCGCTTCCACCGCGCGCCGCACCGACTCCTGGCCCGGGCGTCCTTCGGCGGCGGCCCGGCGCAGCACGGCGCGCGCCGTCTCGCGCGCGGCGTCCGCCGCGGCGTCGGCGTCCACCCCAGTGGGACCCCGGTCCGGCGCTCCTTCGATGACGAGCGTGAATTCCCCACGCGGCGCGTGGGCGGAAAAGCGCCGGACGGCTTCGTCGAGCGTCGCCCGGTACACCTCTTCGTGCACCTTGGTCAACTCGCGCGCGACCGCGATCCGGCGGTCGCCGAACGCCTCCTTTAAGTCTTCGAGCGTCTCGCGCACCCGGTGGGGGGATTCGAACAGCACGAGGGTGTGGGGCAGGTCGCGGAGCGTCGCGAGCGCGCGACGGCGCGCCGCGCGGTCCGGCGGAAGAAATCCCACGAACGTGGCGGGCTGGGTCGCGAGTCCCGAGGCGACCAGCGCGGCGAGCGCGGCGCTGGGGCCGGGCACCGGCACCACCGGCACGCCGGCGTCCGCGGCGGCCCGCACGAGCGTCGTCCCGGGATCGCTGAGCCCGGGCGTGCCGGCGTCGGAGACCACGGCGATCGAGTCTCCGTCCAGCAGACGCCGGACGAGCGCGGGGGTGCGCGCCCGCTCGTTGTGCTCGTGCAGGCTGACGAGACGGGCCGGAATGCGGTGATGCGCGAGCAACTTGCGCGTATGCCGGGTGTCCTCCGCGGCGATCACCGCGGCATCACGGAGAACGCGAAGCGCACGAAGCGAGATGTCCTCGAGGTTGCCGATCGGGGTCGCGACGAGGTAAAGCGTCCCTGTCCGGCCTGGCGTCACGCCCTCACTATATCACGGCGTGGGTGCCGCCACGGCGAGGCCGCGGCGAAAGCCGTCCCGCCAGGTCGGGTAGAGGGGCCCAAAGCCGAGCACGCGCTTCGCCTTGGCATTCGACGAACCGCGCGCGCTCGTCATCATCACGAGCAGCGCGTCCCCGATGAGCCCGCGCGCGAGCCACGCCGGCACCCGGAACGGCGGCTTGGCACCGATCGCCCGCGCCAGCTCCGGCAGCCACGCCGATACCTCCGCCGGCTCGTCGTCGACAATGTTGTAGATCCCGGCCGGCCCTCCCTCCGCGGCGAGCCGTGCCGCGGCCGCCGCGTCGTCGATGTGCGTGAACGACCACACGCCGCGTCCGCCGCCGACGATCGGAAACTTGCGTTGACGCACCAAACGCAGGATGTCGCCCGCGTCCGCGCCGTTCCCGGCGCCGAGCGACGTGCCGGGACCGTAGAAGCTGCCGTAGCGCAGCACGATGCCCGTCATGTCCGGCGCGCCGGAGACCGCGGCCTCGAGGAGCCGGATGGCGTCGAGGGTCTGTCTCATCGCGGCCGGCGGAGCCGGATCGAGCGGGTCGTCTTCGGTCTTCACGCGGCCGCCCTCGCGGATGTTGGGCCAGCCCGTGTAACTCTGCGCGATGAACCTCGTCGCGCCGGCGGCGCGCGCCGCCGCGAGCAGATTCGCCGTGCCTTCGGTGCGCAGCAGGTTGGTGACGGCGAACTCCCGATCGAAGTTCCTGAGGCGGCGCACGCCGGCCAGCGCGGTGACCTGGTGGATGACGACGTCCGGGCGCGCGGAGACGACGGCGCGGACGACGGCGTCGCGGTCCAGCGCGTCGACGATGACGGCTTCGGCGCCCGCGGTCCGCAGGCCCTCCGCGCGGGCGGACGTACGCGTCGCCCCGACCACCTCGTGGCCGCCGGCCACGAGCAGCGGCACGAGCCGCCTGCCGACGGCCCCCGTGGCGCCCGCGAGAAAGATCTTCAGCGGACCATCAGTCCCCATGTTTGTGCCGGGCATAGTAGCGGTGGGCCTTGGCCCGGTTGCCGCAGGTCTTCATGTCGCACCAACGCCGGCTGTGGTTGCGGCTCGTATCCAGGAACAGCCAGTCGCACGTGGGGCTCTCGCACTTGTGGATCCGCTCGCGCTCGTCGTCCGAGGTGAGCAGGTCCATCGCCGAGCGCAGCACGGGCCAGAGCATGCGGTCCATCGCCTCCGCACCGCCGGCCCAAACCCGCACGCACCCCTCCGCGGTCGCATCGAGCCGGACCTGGCCGAGCGCGCGGCTCAGCATGGCGTTGAGGATGTTCATGTCGCCGGGCCGCTGGGCCCGGCACTCGGCCGCGCCGCAGAAGATCCTGAACATCGCTTCGCGCAGCTGTACCGCGTCCGCGAGGATCCTGCCGGCCTCGCCGGGGCGGCGCTTCGCGAGCTGACCCAGACGCTGCGCTTCGCGCTCGCCGAGCACGCCGGCCTGCCGGCCCCAGGCGACGAGATCGGCATACGTCGTGAGACGCTCCTTCGGCTCGGCCCGCGTCCCGCTCACCGTGTTCACGAAGTCGAGGCACAGCCGCCCGCCGGTGAACTCGAACGCATACTCCGGCCCGGCCGGCGGGTCGGCCTCAGCACTTGCCATATAACCACCTACTTGAAGTTGACAAGTTAGATCGCCTATGGTACAGTTCTGACTGTCAAAAATATTATAGTAGGTTATACGGGCGGGCGCAAGCGCGGGCTCGAGCGAGGCGGCGGGCGGCCAACCGATGGACCCGCCGACACGACGGTGCCTGGCCGGTTTGAGTGACAGGAGCGGATAGATGCGGCGCCCCGTTCCACCTACGATGGGAGCGTCGGAAACAGCCCGAAGGGAGGACGGAAGATGATCGGAGTGCGCTCGTCTAGGCTTCGAAGTGCCGTTGTCTCGTCGCCGGTGATCACTCCCCGAACGACCGTGGCCACCGCGCTGCGGCTGCTGCGGGAACACGACGCCGCGGCGCTGCCGGTGTGCGACGGCGAGCGGTTCGTCGGCCTGGTGTCCGAGAAGGGGCTGCTGCGGCTCACGCCGTCGGACGTCACGACGCTCGACGTGTACGAGTTGCGCAACGTGCTCGACCGGCTGACCGTGTCGCGCGTCGTGGAGCCGGTCCCCTCGATTTCCGCGGACGCGTCCCTCGAGGACGCCGCGGTGCTGATGCGGACCGGACGGCACGAGGCGCTCCCGGTGCTCGACGGCGGACGTCTGGTTGGATTGCTGCCCTGGACCGCGGTGCTCCCGTAGGCCCGTCCGGCGCAGGAAAGGGGTCTCGTGATGTGGAGCGCAAGGATGTATGAATGGTTGGCGACGGAACGTCTCGCGTCATACCGCCGGGAAGCGGAGCGGGACCGCCGGGCAAGCTCCGCCGCGCGGCAGGACGTTCTTGCGCGGCGGGGTGGTGCGGAGCGGCCCGCCCACGCCGCGGCCGGGCGCCCGTCCTCCTGGGAGTGGGTACCGACCCGCCGGGTGCTGGCGGCGACATTCATCGGCCTCGCGGCGATCGGCGCCCTGCGCCGGCGGCGGTAGGCGGCGCCTCCCGGAGCCGCCTGAGGTGAAATTGACCCTGATCGGCGGACCGACCGTCCTGATCGAAGCGGGCGGATTCCGCCTGCTGACCGACCCGACCTTCGACGGTCCCGGCGAATATCGCCTGCCGCATACGATGCTCGTCAAGACGTCGGGGCCGGCGCTCGATCCGCAGGCCCTCGGGCCCGTGGATGTGGTGCTGCTCAGTCACGACCAACACGCCGACAACCTCGACACGGCCGGGAGGGCCTGCCTGGGTACCGCCGGCCGCGTGCTGACGACGCAGGCCGGCGCGGCGCGCCTCGGTGGACGGGCGGAGGGCCTGGCGCCGTGGGACACAACCGACGTTACGAAACCGGACGGGCGGGCGCTTCGGGTCACCGCCACCCCGGCGCGGCATGGCCCCGCAGGGATCGAGCCGCTGGCCGGCGACGTCATCGGATTCGTCGTCACGGTCGGTGATCAGCGCGGGTCTGCGATCTACATCACCGGGGACACGGTCTGGTACGAGGGCGTGGCGGAGGTCTCCCGCCGGTATCGCGTCGGTCTCGTGCTGGTGTTTGCCGGCGCCGCCCGCACGCGCGGGGCGTTTCATCTCACCATGGACGCCAACGACGTGATTGAAACCGCGTCCGCCTTTCCGGACGCACTCATCGTGCCGGTGCACTGCGACGGGTGGGCGCACTTCTCGGAGGGCTGCGGGGACGTGGTGCAGTCCTTCGCCGCGCTCGGGATCGGCGGCCGCCTGCAGCTGCTCCGGCCGGGCGTCGCCACGGCCATCACCGGGTCGTCGTGAGCGCGATGCGGATCGAGCATCTGGGGAAACGGCCGCACGTGGATGAGAGCGCCTGGGTGGCCCCCAACGCCGTGCTGTCGGGTCCGGTGCAGGTGGGACCGCATGCGCGCGTCCTGTACGGCGCGGTGCTGACGGCCGAGGGCGGGGCGGCGCTCACGGTCGGCGCGGAGTGCGTCATCATGGAGCAGGCGGTGTTGCGCGCCGCCGGCCGGTTTCCGCTCCGGCTCGCAGAACGCGTTCTCGTGGGACCGCATGCCTACCTGGCGGGGTGTACCGTGGGGGCGCGCAGCTTCATCGCCACCGGCGCGATGATCTTCAACGGCGCCGTCCTGGGTGAAGCCTGCACCGTGGCGTTGGGCGGCAAAGTGCACGTCGACACCGAGCTGGCCGGCGGCACGCGGGTGCCCATGGGGCACATCGCCTTCGGGCGTCCCGGCCGGATCTATCCACCCGGGCGGGCCCCGTCGGTCCACGACGAGCTCGGCCGCCTCGACTTCATGCGCTATGTCTTTGGCGTCGCCTCGGCGGGGAGGACGCGTGCGAGCGTCATGGACGACGTCATGCGCAAGTACGTCCGGGCCTTGGGCGCGCATCGAGCCGACAAGATCCTGCGTGGCAACCGCTGACTGCCGACGGCGCGTTCGAGTTCCCCCTTGCCGGTCCGGACGGCGAGCCGATTGACCTGTGGCGGACCTGCCTGTCGCACGGGCTCACCGAGCTGCCGCCGATGCGGGTCGACGCGGCCTCGCGCGCGTTCGAGATGACGCTGCCGGTCAACGGGGGACGGCCGCGCCTGATCCGGATCACCGAGGGCGGTCCCGGATTCGGCCTCGTACGGATTCTCGGGCCGGCCACGGGTCCGCGGATCGCCGGGCGGGTGGTCGCGGCGGTGCGCCACGTGCTGCGGCTCGACGAGCCGCTGGCCGAATTCTACGCGCTCGCGGCGGACGATCCCGATCTCGCCTGGGCGTGCGCCGGCGCGGGGCGGCTGATCCGCAGCCCCACCGTGTTCGAAGACGTCGTCAAGACGGTCTGCACGACGAACTGCTCGTGGGCGCTCACGCGCCGGATGGTGACGGCGCTCGTGGAGCACCTCGGCGCGCCCGTTCCCGGCGCGCCCGTCCGTGGGTGGATCGGCCGGGCGTTTCCCTCGCCGGCGGCGATGGCGGCGGCGCGGCCGGCCTTCTACAAGAACGTCGTCCACGCCGGCTACCGCGGACCGTACCTCTTGGCGCTGTCACGCCGCGTCGCGCGCGGCGAGGTGGACCTGGAAGCGCTCGGCCGCCGTCCCGGCACGCCCGGGGCCCTGACGGACGAGGAGGTGGCCGAGCGCCTCGGGGACCTCCCCGGCGTCGGGCCGTACGCGGTCGCCCACATCATGCTGCTCGTGGGACGATACTCGCGCCTCGTCTTCGACTCGTGGACACGGCCGGCGTTCG is a window of bacterium DNA encoding:
- a CDS encoding dihydrodipicolinate synthase family protein is translated as MKAIHTAGDEVEALMLQGLLEQAGIPVVLRSRQVPGYGQVLEKATGVWGDLLVPDERAGDAEALVHEFLAAQRRPAADPGSAAGKGVAGIVVPIPTLFDERGRIDEDANVRHVEWLIAHGVHGLLALGTTGEFTSLSREERRALAELVVRTARGRVPVLVGCGSPWTEEAVAYAEHAEEIGAAGAACVLPYYWIASDRSIHEHFRLLAVGTRLPVYIYNFPALTGRSIPARVVLKLAQDHANIAGIKDTIDSIAHIQEIIAAVRPARPDFVVLCGMDYHLLNTLLLGGDGAVPGTANFAPDPLVEIYRGVGDGRLGDAAERARALAAIPQLFAVDAPAFVVVKEAMVIAGLIRHATTRPPALPLTEDERRSLRRGLWTLGVGAARPRGPAQTGGAAP
- the rsmI gene encoding 16S rRNA (cytidine(1402)-2'-O)-methyltransferase, whose amino-acid sequence is MTPGRTGTLYLVATPIGNLEDISLRALRVLRDAAVIAAEDTRHTRKLLAHHRIPARLVSLHEHNERARTPALVRRLLDGDSIAVVSDAGTPGLSDPGTTLVRAAADAGVPVVPVPGPSAALAALVASGLATQPATFVGFLPPDRAARRRALATLRDLPHTLVLFESPHRVRETLEDLKEAFGDRRIAVARELTKVHEEVYRATLDEAVRRFSAHAPRGEFTLVIEGAPDRGPTGVDADAAADAARETARAVLRRAAAEGRPGQESVRRAVEATGLRRNEVYRLWLTVRQEAER
- a CDS encoding NAD(P)-dependent oxidoreductase, with the protein product MKIFLAGATGAVGRRLVPLLVAGGHEVVGATRTSARAEGLRTAGAEAVIVDALDRDAVVRAVVSARPDVVIHQVTALAGVRRLRNFDREFAVTNLLRTEGTANLLAAARAAGATRFIAQSYTGWPNIREGGRVKTEDDPLDPAPPAAMRQTLDAIRLLEAAVSGAPDMTGIVLRYGSFYGPGTSLGAGNGADAGDILRLVRQRKFPIVGGGRGVWSFTHIDDAAAAARLAAEGGPAGIYNIVDDEPAEVSAWLPELARAIGAKPPFRVPAWLARGLIGDALLVMMTSARGSSNAKAKRVLGFGPLYPTWRDGFRRGLAVAAPTP
- a CDS encoding ABATE domain-containing protein, translating into MASAEADPPAGPEYAFEFTGGRLCLDFVNTVSGTRAEPKERLTTYADLVAWGRQAGVLGEREAQRLGQLAKRRPGEAGRILADAVQLREAMFRIFCGAAECRAQRPGDMNILNAMLSRALGQVRLDATAEGCVRVWAGGAEAMDRMLWPVLRSAMDLLTSDDERERIHKCESPTCDWLFLDTSRNHSRRWCDMKTCGNRAKAHRYYARHKHGD
- a CDS encoding CBS domain-containing protein is translated as MIGVRSSRLRSAVVSSPVITPRTTVATALRLLREHDAAALPVCDGERFVGLVSEKGLLRLTPSDVTTLDVYELRNVLDRLTVSRVVEPVPSISADASLEDAAVLMRTGRHEALPVLDGGRLVGLLPWTAVLP
- a CDS encoding MBL fold metallo-hydrolase, whose amino-acid sequence is MKLTLIGGPTVLIEAGGFRLLTDPTFDGPGEYRLPHTMLVKTSGPALDPQALGPVDVVLLSHDQHADNLDTAGRACLGTAGRVLTTQAGAARLGGRAEGLAPWDTTDVTKPDGRALRVTATPARHGPAGIEPLAGDVIGFVVTVGDQRGSAIYITGDTVWYEGVAEVSRRYRVGLVLVFAGAARTRGAFHLTMDANDVIETASAFPDALIVPVHCDGWAHFSEGCGDVVQSFAALGIGGRLQLLRPGVATAITGSS
- a CDS encoding gamma carbonic anhydrase family protein translates to MSAMRIEHLGKRPHVDESAWVAPNAVLSGPVQVGPHARVLYGAVLTAEGGAALTVGAECVIMEQAVLRAAGRFPLRLAERVLVGPHAYLAGCTVGARSFIATGAMIFNGAVLGEACTVALGGKVHVDTELAGGTRVPMGHIAFGRPGRIYPPGRAPSVHDELGRLDFMRYVFGVASAGRTRASVMDDVMRKYVRALGAHRADKILRGNR
- a CDS encoding Fe-S cluster assembly protein HesB, with amino-acid sequence MRVDAASRAFEMTLPVNGGRPRLIRITEGGPGFGLVRILGPATGPRIAGRVVAAVRHVLRLDEPLAEFYALAADDPDLAWACAGAGRLIRSPTVFEDVVKTVCTTNCSWALTRRMVTALVEHLGAPVPGAPVRGWIGRAFPSPAAMAAARPAFYKNVVHAGYRGPYLLALSRRVARGEVDLEALGRRPGTPGALTDEEVAERLGDLPGVGPYAVAHIMLLVGRYSRLVFDSWTRPAFARLSGRRRQVADRTIARRFRRYGRYAGLAFWLYLTRHWVEPAS